From candidate division WOR-3 bacterium, one genomic window encodes:
- the rocD gene encoding ornithine--oxo-acid transaminase gives MKSLDYIHLAEAHSARNYLPLPVVLAKGEGVWVEDVEGKRYLDMLSSYSALNQGHRHPKILAAMREQMDRLCLTSRAFHHDTFGPFCKTVTEACGMDQVLLMNTGAEAVETAIKLCRRWGYTRRGVPEGKAEVIVCDGNFHGRTTTIVGFSPEKLYSDGFGPFTPGFRMIPYNDTAALEKAITPNTVAFLVEPIQGEAGIKVPKGGFLRAAREICTRNNVLLMTDEIQTGLGRTGRLFCYEYDGVKPDVLIVGKALGGGCFPVSGALASKELMSVFTPGNHGSTFGGNPLACAVGKAAVEVILEEKLPENSFAMGEYLRTELAKMNSPHIAEIRGRGLLIGVDIKPESGPARGFCEKLMGLGVLAKETHGTVIRLAPPLIIAKSEVDWALDRIGQVLR, from the coding sequence ACGTCGAAGGGAAGCGCTATCTTGACATGCTCTCCTCCTACTCGGCCCTGAACCAGGGGCACCGCCATCCGAAGATACTGGCCGCGATGCGAGAGCAGATGGACAGGCTCTGCCTGACCTCTCGTGCGTTCCACCATGATACGTTCGGGCCTTTCTGCAAGACCGTGACTGAGGCGTGCGGGATGGACCAGGTGCTCTTGATGAACACCGGGGCCGAGGCGGTCGAGACTGCGATCAAGCTGTGCCGGCGCTGGGGCTACACGAGGCGGGGAGTGCCCGAGGGCAAGGCCGAGGTCATCGTCTGCGACGGCAACTTCCACGGCCGGACCACGACCATTGTCGGTTTCTCGCCGGAGAAGCTTTACAGTGACGGCTTCGGGCCTTTCACGCCCGGGTTCAGGATGATTCCGTACAACGACACTGCGGCGCTGGAGAAGGCCATCACGCCGAACACGGTGGCGTTCCTGGTTGAGCCGATCCAGGGCGAAGCCGGGATCAAGGTGCCGAAGGGCGGATTCCTTAGGGCGGCGCGCGAAATCTGCACGCGCAACAATGTCCTGTTGATGACCGATGAGATCCAGACCGGGCTGGGTCGGACCGGCCGGCTCTTCTGCTACGAGTACGACGGCGTCAAGCCGGACGTGCTGATTGTGGGCAAGGCGCTGGGCGGAGGTTGCTTCCCGGTATCCGGCGCGCTTGCATCCAAAGAACTCATGTCGGTCTTCACGCCCGGCAACCACGGCTCGACCTTTGGCGGGAACCCGCTGGCCTGCGCTGTCGGCAAGGCAGCGGTCGAGGTCATCCTCGAAGAGAAGCTGCCGGAGAACTCGTTTGCGATGGGCGAATACCTGCGCACCGAACTAGCGAAGATGAACTCGCCCCACATCGCGGAAATCAGGGGCAGGGGTCTACTCATCGGCGTAGACATCAAGCCCGAGTCAGGACCGGCGCGCGGTTTCTGCGAGAAGCTGATGGGGCTGGGCGTGCTGGCGAAAGAGACACACGGAACGGTCATCCGTCTCGCCCCGCCGCTCATCATAGCGAAATCGGAGGTCGACTGGGCACTGGACCGTATCGGGCAGGTCCTGAGGTAG
- the folP gene encoding dihydropteroate synthase: MRLLSVANQADLDVELTRVGADPLSWPIFRAKSRVVAIKVDCLSTATANILKQTAMACGGDCAVNRLVVSGRVRRTDAILFLTKRQLQTLGYRLADQPECVARLVPELSELVGNLQSRTRSIKLGRKTLDLGRRTYVMGILNVTPDSFSDGGRFLEPSAAVEHALSMAEEGADFIDIGAESTRPGSRPVPVREQQARLLPVLRAVKKRLKTPVSVDTTSATVTSIALSEGADIVNDVSAFAGDRQMAVIVARAGVPCILMHMKGRPRTMQKKPEYSDLMAEVTDFLAEALRRGEAAGIARTQMLVDPGIGFGKTVAHNLEILRRLAELESLGAPVVVGPSRKRFIGAVSDSPPGERVEGTIAACVLAARNGANVLRVHDVKPVVKALKLADAVEMRA; this comes from the coding sequence ATGCGTCTGCTCTCCGTAGCGAACCAGGCCGACCTCGATGTTGAGCTCACCCGGGTTGGAGCCGACCCGCTGAGCTGGCCGATTTTCCGGGCCAAGAGCCGGGTGGTCGCCATCAAGGTTGACTGCCTATCAACGGCGACAGCGAACATCCTGAAGCAGACCGCGATGGCCTGCGGAGGGGACTGTGCGGTGAACCGGTTGGTCGTCTCGGGTCGAGTCAGGCGCACGGATGCGATTCTCTTCCTGACCAAACGACAACTGCAGACGCTCGGGTACCGACTGGCAGACCAGCCGGAATGTGTGGCCCGACTTGTCCCGGAACTCAGCGAGTTGGTTGGAAACCTGCAGTCACGGACGCGGTCCATCAAGCTGGGGCGGAAAACCCTGGATCTGGGCAGACGAACGTACGTGATGGGCATACTCAACGTCACTCCCGATTCCTTCTCCGACGGCGGAAGGTTCCTTGAGCCGTCGGCTGCAGTCGAGCATGCGTTGTCGATGGCGGAGGAAGGTGCTGATTTCATAGACATTGGAGCGGAGTCGACCAGGCCCGGTTCCCGACCGGTTCCGGTGAGGGAGCAACAGGCGCGGCTTCTCCCGGTGCTGCGGGCGGTGAAGAAGAGGCTGAAGACACCGGTGTCAGTTGATACAACCAGCGCGACGGTCACGAGCATCGCGCTCAGCGAGGGCGCGGATATCGTGAACGACGTGTCTGCCTTTGCCGGAGACAGGCAAATGGCAGTGATTGTGGCGCGAGCCGGAGTCCCATGTATACTGATGCACATGAAAGGCCGGCCCCGCACCATGCAGAAGAAGCCCGAATACTCCGACCTGATGGCCGAAGTAACCGACTTCCTGGCTGAGGCGTTGAGGCGGGGAGAGGCCGCCGGCATCGCGCGCACGCAGATGCTCGTTGACCCGGGCATCGGCTTCGGCAAGACCGTGGCGCACAATCTCGAAATCCTGCGCCGGCTGGCTGAGCTTGAGTCCCTGGGTGCACCGGTCGTAGTTGGCCCGTCTCGCAAGCGCTTCATCGGTGCGGTTTCGGACTCGCCGCCGGGAGAGCGAGTCGAGGGAACAATCGCTGCGTGTGTGCTGGCGGCGAGGAACGGGGCGAACGTTCTGCGTGTTCATGACGTCAAACCGGTTGTGAAGGCTTTGAAGCTGGCCGATGCCGTGGAGATGAGAGCCTAG